The Candidatus Desulfofervidus auxilii DNA segment TGGATAATTGCGGTTATTTCTTTTATTGTTAGCCAATTTGGGCGAGAAGTGCGGCTAAAGGCATTAGAGGCCAGAAATATTATTGAAGCAAGAAATGCCTATTTTACAGCTTATAGCGCAGTGCAAGAGCTAATGATTAGATTAACTTTACCAGATGAGGATGAAAGAAAGGTTTTTTCTGGAGATGAGATAGAGCTTGATATTAATAATGAGAAGGTGAAGGTTAAAATCCAAGATGAAGAAAGAAAGATAAATATTAATATGATAGATGCACAGCCACTTATTGATCTTTTGACCAAACAATTAAAACTTTCTCAAGAGAAAGCAGAGGAGATAGCAGACTGTGTTTTAGATTATAGAGATGGGGATAATATTCCTAAACCTCATGGAGCAGAAGAAGATTATTATTTAGCATTAAAACCCCCTTATAGACCTGCTAATGCTTCTTTTAAAACCATAAATGAATTATTGTTTGTAAAAGGCATTACCCCAGAAATTTTTTGGGGAAGAGAGGAAGAAGGAGAAGAAGGGAAAAAATGGATACCAGGTTTATATGATTTTTTGACAGTTTATGGTAAAAGTGTTAATCTCTCTGCTATATCTTCAGAAGGGGAAAATAAAGAGAAAAAGGAAGAGCTTATTCAAGGTCATTACTATCGTTTTACTTGCCAGATAAGAGGTGTTATTTTTGTGAGTATTTATAAATATATGGGAAATAGAAAATATTTGTTAGAGTACTGGCATGAATATTATAAACCTAAAATATCCTAAACATATTATTATTGCTCTTTTGAAAGAAAATTCTACCGAGGTAGTTAGACTTAAAAAGAGACCTTGGCAAAAATGGGAAATTTTTAAAAATGAGACTTTTGAAGCTTCCTGGCCTGAGGTTATACCTGAAGTAATAGAGGGGGTTGAGAGAAAAAAAACAGCTATTTTATTACTGGTATTAAGAGACAGATATCAAGCCCATCAAGAAACCTATCCAAAAACCGTGGGTGAGCATTTAGAGGATGCCGTCCGGTATGATTTAGATGAGATATTTCTGTCTGGAGAAGATAATACAAATTTTATATTAGGCAAACCTATTGAAACACAAGATAACGTAGTAGTGCCCATTTTTTCTCAAACCAAAGAGCAATATCAACTGTTAACCCAAAACTTAGAAGGTTTTTTACAGGTGTGTATTCTGCCTGCAGCTCAGTTTTATCCTTACTTAGGGGATGAAGTAAAAGATTCTATTGTATTATCTCCCTTGAATCATAAAAGATTTGAAGTAGCAGTTTGCGCTGATGGAAGTTTGAGAGATGTATTTATATTGGAAGAAGACAATATAGATTATTTTAAAACTTACATTACTTCCATTGGGATAGAGAATATAGTTTGTATAGGTTCAAAAGCACCTGATTTTTTAAAAGGCTTAAAAATAAAATTTCTTAGTATAGATAGTGCTTTATTGAAGAAAGTTGGTGATTACATTGCTAAACAAGAAGTGATAAAGGGATGGCCTCAAGATTTGCGATTGAAACCTAGCAAAATTGTTCTGGGTTACATCCTTTTGGCTATTTTGGTAGGAATTTATGCAATTTATCCTATTTTCCTATCTTTTGAGCATAAACATTTGATTAAACAATTTCAATTGGTTTCCCAAGAACTTCAAAAGACAGAGAAGGAATGGAGGCCCATAGAACGCATCCAAAAAGAAGTAGAGGAATTAAAAGCCTTTAATAATAAATTAGAGCACGTCAAGCAAGAAGTGGTCTCGCCTCTTAAAGTATTAAAAATCTTGACAGAGACTACACCTAATGATACTTGGATTTCATATTTTGACTTGAAAAAAAAGACTATAATAATTAGGGGAGAATCTGGTTCAGTGGTAAATTTTTTAGAGACCATTTCAAAGGTGCCTGCATTTCAAG contains these protein-coding regions:
- a CDS encoding general secretion pathway protein GspK, encoding MIFKNKQQGSILIFLLWIIAVISFIVSQFGREVRLKALEARNIIEARNAYFTAYSAVQELMIRLTLPDEDERKVFSGDEIELDINNEKVKVKIQDEERKININMIDAQPLIDLLTKQLKLSQEKAEEIADCVLDYRDGDNIPKPHGAEEDYYLALKPPYRPANASFKTINELLFVKGITPEIFWGREEEGEEGKKWIPGLYDFLTVYGKSVNLSAISSEGENKEKKEELIQGHYYRFTCQIRGVIFVSIYKYMGNRKYLLEYWHEYYKPKIS
- a CDS encoding PilN domain-containing protein, giving the protein MNIINLKYPKHIIIALLKENSTEVVRLKKRPWQKWEIFKNETFEASWPEVIPEVIEGVERKKTAILLLVLRDRYQAHQETYPKTVGEHLEDAVRYDLDEIFLSGEDNTNFILGKPIETQDNVVVPIFSQTKEQYQLLTQNLEGFLQVCILPAAQFYPYLGDEVKDSIVLSPLNHKRFEVAVCADGSLRDVFILEEDNIDYFKTYITSIGIENIVCIGSKAPDFLKGLKIKFLSIDSALLKKVGDYIAKQEVIKGWPQDLRLKPSKIVLGYILLAILVGIYAIYPIFLSFEHKHLIKQFQLVSQELQKTEKEWRPIERIQKEVEELKAFNNKLEHVKQEVVSPLKVLKILTETTPNDTWISYFDLKKKTIIIRGESGSVVNFLETISKVPAFQEVKLLSPVRKKAKTQKELFNIQIKLK